One window of Agromyces rhizosphaerae genomic DNA carries:
- a CDS encoding DMT family transporter: MTHGNTGAIAQAPSTPGSSGASPSPASANATGPGRLSVALQFVGMGLIWGASFLFMKVALDGVSYSQVSWSRLVLGGLTLGIIVAVMRPRVGAGPVLPREPMVWVHFTVIAVTFCVIPHTLFAWAEQYVTSSLASIYNAVTPIATALMATLAFRVERLTTLRWAGVGVGVVGVLVIIGPWQVSLGGELAGQLACLGAVVCYGFSLGYTKKFLSSRPIAPTTFAFLNIGIAGVIMALLTPVVAWQPVDLDLTIVLSLLALGVLGTGLAYIWQVNVLRAWGPTAMSTVTYVTPVVGVVLGVLLLHERFGWHEPVGAVLVLVGILLAQGRVDALLRRRAIAAGAPAAPGR; encoded by the coding sequence GTGACACACGGCAACACCGGCGCGATCGCACAGGCGCCCTCCACACCCGGCAGCTCCGGGGCATCCCCTTCGCCCGCATCGGCCAACGCGACAGGCCCCGGCCGCCTCTCGGTCGCGCTCCAGTTCGTCGGCATGGGGCTGATCTGGGGCGCCAGCTTCCTCTTCATGAAGGTCGCGCTCGACGGCGTGAGCTACTCGCAGGTCTCCTGGTCGCGGCTCGTGCTCGGCGGGTTGACCCTCGGCATCATCGTCGCCGTCATGCGCCCGCGCGTCGGCGCCGGCCCCGTGCTGCCGCGCGAACCGATGGTCTGGGTGCACTTCACCGTGATCGCCGTCACGTTCTGCGTGATCCCCCACACCCTGTTCGCGTGGGCCGAGCAGTACGTCACCTCGAGCCTCGCGTCGATCTACAACGCCGTCACGCCCATCGCGACCGCGCTCATGGCCACGCTCGCGTTCCGCGTCGAGCGGCTGACCACCCTGCGCTGGGCGGGCGTCGGCGTCGGCGTGGTCGGCGTGCTCGTCATCATCGGGCCCTGGCAGGTCTCCCTCGGCGGCGAGCTCGCCGGCCAGCTCGCGTGCCTCGGCGCGGTCGTCTGCTACGGCTTCAGCCTCGGCTACACGAAGAAGTTCCTCAGCTCGCGGCCGATCGCGCCGACCACCTTCGCGTTCCTCAACATCGGCATCGCGGGCGTCATCATGGCGCTGCTCACGCCCGTGGTCGCGTGGCAGCCGGTCGACCTCGACCTGACGATCGTGCTGAGCCTGCTCGCGCTCGGCGTGCTCGGCACGGGTCTGGCCTACATCTGGCAGGTGAACGTGCTGCGCGCGTGGGGTCCGACCGCGATGTCGACCGTCACCTACGTCACGCCCGTCGTCGGCGTCGTGCTCGGCGTGCTGCTGCTGCACGAGCGGTTCGGCTGGCACGAGCCGGTCGGCGCGGTGCTGGTGCTCGTGGGCATCCTGCTCGCGCAGGGCCGGGTCGACGCGCTGCTGCGCCGCCGGGCCATCGCGGCGGGCGCGCCGGCGGCGCCCGGTCGCTGA
- a CDS encoding acetyl-CoA C-acetyltransferase has product MTEAVIVSTARSPIGRARKGSLVSMRGDDMAVQMVAAALAKVPELDPHEIDDLIMGCGQPGGEQGMNIGRVVAVLLGMDHLPGTTVNRYCSSSLQSTRMAFHAIKAGEGDVFISAGVEAVSRMGIGSADWIPGAELENPVFGEAVARSARSAEGGTTWHDPREDDLLPDVYIAMGQTAENVAQLTGVSREEQDEYAALSQNRAEQAIADGFYERDITPLTLPDGSVVSSDDGPRPGVTVEALAGLQPVFRPDGTVTAGNACPLNDGAAALVVMSDAKAAELGLTPLARIVSTGVTGLSPEIMGLGPVEASRQALGRAGLTIDDIDLVELNEAFAAQVIPSARELGVSWDKLNVHGGAIAVGHPFGMTGARITSTLLNGLRARDAQFGLETMCVGGGQGMAMVVERLS; this is encoded by the coding sequence ATGACCGAAGCAGTGATCGTCTCGACCGCCCGCTCGCCCATCGGGCGCGCCCGCAAGGGATCGCTCGTGAGCATGCGCGGCGACGACATGGCCGTGCAGATGGTCGCCGCCGCCCTCGCGAAGGTGCCCGAGCTCGACCCGCACGAGATCGACGACCTCATCATGGGCTGCGGACAGCCCGGCGGTGAGCAGGGCATGAACATCGGGCGCGTGGTCGCGGTGCTGCTCGGCATGGACCACCTGCCCGGCACGACCGTGAACCGGTACTGCTCGTCGAGCCTGCAGTCGACGCGCATGGCGTTCCACGCGATCAAGGCGGGCGAGGGCGACGTGTTCATCTCAGCCGGCGTCGAGGCCGTGAGCCGCATGGGCATCGGGTCGGCCGACTGGATTCCGGGCGCCGAGCTCGAGAACCCGGTGTTCGGGGAGGCCGTGGCGCGGTCGGCGCGGTCTGCCGAGGGCGGGACGACCTGGCACGACCCGCGCGAGGACGACCTGCTGCCCGACGTGTACATCGCGATGGGCCAGACCGCCGAGAACGTGGCGCAGCTCACGGGCGTCTCGCGCGAGGAGCAGGACGAGTACGCCGCGCTCAGCCAGAACCGGGCCGAGCAGGCGATCGCCGACGGGTTCTACGAACGCGACATCACGCCGCTGACGCTGCCCGACGGGTCGGTGGTGTCGTCGGATGACGGGCCGCGGCCCGGAGTGACCGTCGAGGCGCTCGCCGGGCTGCAGCCGGTGTTCCGGCCCGACGGCACGGTCACGGCCGGCAACGCGTGCCCGCTCAACGACGGCGCCGCTGCGCTCGTGGTGATGAGCGATGCGAAGGCCGCCGAGCTGGGGCTGACGCCGCTCGCGCGGATCGTGTCGACCGGGGTGACCGGGCTCTCGCCCGAGATCATGGGGCTCGGGCCGGTGGAGGCGAGCCGGCAGGCGCTTGGGCGTGCCGGGCTGACGATCGACGACATCGACCTCGTCGAGCTGAACGAGGCGTTCGCGGCACAGGTCATTCCGTCGGCGCGCGAGCTCGGCGTCTCGTGGGACAAGCTCAACGTGCACGGCGGCGCGATCGCGGTGGGGCATCCGTTCGGCATGACCGGTGCGCGCATCACGTCGACGCTGCTCAACGGCCTGCGGGCGCGCGACGCGCAGTTCGGCCTCGAGACCATGTGCGTCGGCGGCGGCCAGGGCATGGCGATGGTGGTCGAGCGGCTGAGCTGA
- a CDS encoding NUDIX domain-containing protein translates to MTGAGEPEDDGPRGYSAEYAAAHGRFALIPAAYVFLLDDDGHGGGERVLLQRRAGTGFYDGWWGASAAGHVDPGESAVDAAVREAAEEIGVGLEASDLVPLTTLHRRAGSDAAADQRVDFAFSCRRWAGHPSLQEQTADALEWFPLAALPDRVVHHERAVLEGLRDGTLAAITPFGF, encoded by the coding sequence GTGACCGGTGCAGGCGAGCCCGAGGACGACGGCCCGCGCGGGTACTCCGCCGAGTACGCCGCGGCGCACGGGCGGTTCGCCCTGATCCCGGCGGCGTACGTGTTCCTGCTCGACGATGACGGACACGGTGGCGGTGAGCGCGTGCTGCTGCAGCGCCGCGCGGGCACGGGGTTCTACGACGGCTGGTGGGGCGCGTCCGCGGCGGGGCACGTCGACCCGGGGGAGTCGGCCGTCGACGCCGCGGTGCGGGAGGCGGCCGAGGAGATCGGCGTCGGCCTCGAGGCATCCGACCTCGTGCCCCTGACCACCCTGCACCGCAGGGCGGGGTCGGATGCGGCCGCCGACCAGCGGGTCGACTTCGCGTTCTCGTGCCGGCGCTGGGCGGGGCATCCGTCGCTGCAGGAGCAGACCGCCGACGCGCTCGAGTGGTTCCCGCTCGCCGCGCTGCCCGATCGCGTGGTGCACCACGAGCGCGCCGTGCTGGAGGGCCTGCGCGACGGCACCCTCGCGGCGATCACGCCGTTCGGGTTCTGA
- a CDS encoding SDR family NAD(P)-dependent oxidoreductase, whose translation MSWYPTALPPLGGRTYLVTGANAGLGFFTSARLAGAGAHVVLSGRSPERLAAAVAAIRERLPEASVDTLVMDVSSLDSVGAAASQVQSFDRLDGLVLNAGSVHPPRAREVSADGHELVLATNHLGHFAFVAQVLPVLERSDAARIVWLGSLSSRLSGFDLEGLQLEDSYDFWTAYAHSKIAAQSTGFELARRLETAGSSVSSIVAHPGYSISGRTPYVPGVNEPSGATRFADNLQAPFTQGKHRGAASVLVAAAAPEAGNGDYWGPRWWTKGVPTRHRPARTSIDRAIASQLWTRSEQWTGQTVPVAG comes from the coding sequence ATGAGCTGGTACCCCACCGCGCTCCCACCCCTCGGCGGGCGCACGTACCTCGTCACCGGCGCGAACGCCGGGCTCGGGTTCTTCACGAGCGCGCGGCTCGCCGGCGCGGGCGCGCACGTCGTACTGAGCGGGCGGAGCCCGGAGCGGCTGGCCGCGGCCGTCGCCGCGATCCGCGAGCGGCTGCCGGAGGCATCCGTCGACACCCTCGTCATGGACGTCTCGTCGCTCGACTCGGTCGGCGCCGCCGCGTCGCAGGTGCAGTCGTTCGACCGCCTCGACGGGCTGGTGCTGAACGCCGGCTCGGTGCATCCGCCCCGCGCACGCGAGGTCTCGGCCGACGGCCACGAACTCGTGCTCGCCACCAACCACCTCGGCCACTTCGCCTTCGTCGCGCAGGTGCTTCCGGTGCTCGAGCGGTCGGATGCGGCGCGCATCGTCTGGCTCGGCTCGCTGTCGTCCCGGCTCAGCGGGTTCGACCTCGAGGGCCTGCAGCTCGAGGACTCGTACGACTTCTGGACCGCGTACGCGCACTCGAAGATCGCCGCGCAGTCGACGGGCTTCGAACTCGCGCGCCGCCTCGAGACGGCGGGTTCGTCGGTGTCGAGCATCGTCGCGCACCCGGGGTACTCGATCAGCGGCCGCACGCCGTACGTGCCCGGGGTGAACGAACCCTCGGGCGCGACCCGGTTCGCCGACAACCTGCAGGCGCCGTTCACGCAGGGGAAGCACCGCGGCGCGGCGTCCGTGCTCGTCGCGGCGGCGGCGCCGGAAGCCGGCAACGGCGACTACTGGGGCCCGCGCTGGTGGACCAAGGGCGTGCCGACGCGCCACCGTCCGGCGCGCACCTCGATCGACCGGGCGATCGCGTCGCAGCTGTGGACGCGGTCCGAGCAGTGGACCGGGCAGACCGTGCCGGTGGCCGGGTGA
- a CDS encoding pilus assembly protein CpaE — MISRELGLALREAGLVWHPASGDRFQLDLTSDVEPEIEADVFTVSDMTIEPHDYSTGTILGFNGTTEWALDSVDLADAVWLPREDQLRELLRGTFRSLRRLEDAFEVEIELAGERLRFEHPDPAEAYGLALLELVGRTR; from the coding sequence ATGATCAGCCGGGAACTCGGGCTCGCCCTGCGCGAAGCCGGACTCGTGTGGCACCCCGCATCGGGCGACCGGTTCCAGCTCGACCTCACCAGCGACGTCGAGCCCGAGATCGAGGCGGACGTGTTCACGGTGAGCGACATGACGATCGAGCCGCACGACTACTCGACCGGCACCATTCTCGGGTTCAACGGCACGACCGAGTGGGCGCTCGACTCGGTCGACCTGGCCGACGCGGTCTGGCTGCCGCGCGAGGACCAGCTTCGTGAACTGCTGCGTGGCACGTTCCGGTCGCTGCGCCGCCTGGAGGACGCCTTCGAGGTCGAGATCGAGCTCGCGGGCGAGCGCCTCCGCTTCGAGCACCCCGACCCCGCCGAGGCCTACGGGCTCGCGCTGCTCGAGCTGGTCGGCCGCACCCGCTGA
- a CDS encoding AAA family ATPase yields the protein MLIVLRGNSGSGKSTVARLLQAELEGPTANLGQDHFRREVYRESDHNDMAHAELLELAAVHCLRRGDHVILEGILSTHRYGEMIERIAAHSTDARFFAFDLDFDETARRHATRPLANEFGVDEMREWYHGWQPLAFVEEQRIGPDESPELIVARILGRA from the coding sequence GTGCTGATCGTGCTGCGCGGCAACTCGGGGTCGGGGAAGAGCACCGTCGCGCGCCTGCTGCAGGCCGAGCTCGAGGGGCCGACCGCGAATCTCGGGCAGGACCACTTCCGCCGCGAGGTCTACCGCGAGTCGGACCACAACGACATGGCGCACGCCGAGCTGCTCGAGCTCGCGGCGGTGCACTGCCTCCGTCGCGGCGACCACGTCATCCTCGAGGGCATCCTGAGCACCCACCGCTACGGCGAGATGATCGAACGCATCGCCGCGCACTCGACGGACGCCCGGTTCTTCGCGTTCGACCTCGACTTCGACGAGACCGCGCGACGGCACGCGACGCGTCCGCTGGCCAACGAGTTCGGCGTCGATGAGATGCGCGAGTGGTACCACGGCTGGCAGCCGCTCGCCTTCGTCGAGGAGCAGCGCATCGGCCCCGACGAGTCGCCCGAGCTCATCGTCGCGCGCATCCTCGGCCGCGCCTGA
- a CDS encoding GIY-YIG nuclease family protein, translating into MGGEGEHGVGGAGVGERSSGGCWAADASGRACDRRVEPGAPVALCTRHLLAAYDWVARDVGVTDLLPGPCRACGGRVGVRYPSGWVCATCEWRVGDVPDGEGGTPRVEVVYYLRFDDRVKIGTTSNPRGRFAALPHDEVLAFERGGRALEQRRHATFAAHRIPGTEWFEQHAELGAHVAALRAGVEDPWDAYARWVSAALALRGA; encoded by the coding sequence ATGGGTGGCGAGGGCGAGCACGGCGTGGGCGGTGCCGGCGTGGGAGAGCGCAGCTCGGGCGGGTGCTGGGCGGCGGATGCCTCGGGGCGCGCGTGCGATCGCAGGGTGGAGCCGGGGGCGCCCGTGGCGCTCTGCACGCGGCACCTGCTCGCCGCGTACGACTGGGTCGCGCGCGACGTGGGCGTGACCGACCTGCTGCCCGGGCCGTGCCGGGCGTGCGGCGGCCGGGTCGGCGTGCGGTACCCGTCGGGGTGGGTGTGCGCGACGTGCGAGTGGCGCGTCGGCGACGTGCCCGACGGCGAGGGCGGGACGCCGCGGGTGGAGGTCGTGTACTACCTGCGGTTCGACGACCGGGTGAAGATCGGCACGACGTCGAATCCGCGCGGGCGGTTCGCGGCGCTGCCGCACGACGAGGTGCTCGCGTTCGAGCGCGGTGGACGCGCGCTCGAACAGCGCCGGCACGCGACGTTCGCGGCGCACCGCATCCCGGGCACGGAGTGGTTCGAGCAGCACGCGGAGCTCGGCGCGCACGTGGCGGCGCTGCGCGCGGGCGTCGAGGATCCGTGGGACGCCTACGCGCGCTGGGTGAGCGCCGCGCTCGCCCTCCGCGGCGCATAG
- a CDS encoding fatty acid desaturase family protein, with the protein MDANATQALEAPRPDRKPANSDFTDLARIMRDEGLLRRRYGYYWTKLIAVPVIMAAAITGFVLLGDTWWQLFTAVLFAFLFTQVAFLGHDAAHRQIFRSGRWNDWISIVLGSLFIGMSYGWWQHKHTRHHANPNRIGSDPDIDLPVVAFTPEQVRRPRPAILQWLIAHQGVFFFPILLLEGISLHASSVRRVFVREHLARRAAEAGLLAVRLLGFPVLVLLVLSPGKAALFLAVELGLFGVYMGMSFAPNHKGMPLVPKDLRLDFLRRQVMMSRNIRGSRAIDFLMGGLNYQIEHHLFPSMPRPHLRRAAPIIAEYCRKKGVPYVRTGLWHSYGIVLRYINRVGLGERDPFECPLVAQRAAIC; encoded by the coding sequence ATGGACGCGAACGCGACGCAGGCGCTCGAGGCGCCGCGACCGGATCGGAAGCCCGCGAACAGCGACTTCACCGACCTGGCCCGGATCATGCGCGACGAGGGACTCCTCCGCCGCAGGTACGGGTACTACTGGACCAAGCTCATCGCGGTGCCCGTCATCATGGCGGCCGCGATCACCGGCTTCGTGCTGCTCGGCGACACCTGGTGGCAGCTGTTCACGGCCGTGCTCTTCGCGTTCCTGTTCACGCAGGTCGCGTTCCTCGGGCACGACGCCGCGCACCGGCAGATCTTCCGCTCCGGTCGGTGGAACGACTGGATCAGCATCGTGCTCGGATCCCTGTTCATCGGCATGAGCTACGGCTGGTGGCAGCACAAGCACACCCGCCACCACGCGAACCCGAACCGCATCGGGTCCGACCCCGACATCGACCTGCCCGTCGTCGCCTTCACGCCTGAGCAGGTGCGTCGCCCGCGGCCCGCGATCCTGCAGTGGCTGATCGCGCACCAGGGGGTGTTCTTCTTCCCCATCCTGCTGCTCGAGGGCATCTCGCTGCACGCCTCGAGCGTGCGCCGGGTGTTCGTGCGCGAGCACCTCGCGCGCCGCGCCGCCGAGGCCGGCCTGCTCGCGGTGCGGCTGCTGGGCTTCCCGGTGCTGGTGCTGCTCGTGCTGTCGCCGGGCAAGGCGGCCCTCTTCCTGGCGGTCGAGCTCGGGCTGTTCGGCGTCTACATGGGCATGTCGTTCGCGCCCAACCACAAGGGCATGCCGCTCGTGCCGAAGGACCTGCGGCTGGACTTCCTCCGCCGCCAGGTCATGATGAGCCGCAACATCCGCGGCTCGCGCGCGATCGACTTCCTGATGGGCGGGCTCAACTACCAGATCGAGCACCACCTGTTCCCGTCGATGCCGCGGCCGCACCTGCGCCGGGCGGCGCCGATCATCGCGGAGTACTGCCGCAAGAAGGGCGTGCCCTACGTGCGCACCGGCCTCTGGCACAGCTACGGCATCGTGCTGCGCTACATCAACCGCGTCGGCCTGGGCGAGCGCGACCCGTTCGAGTGCCCCCTCGTGGCGCAGCGCGCCGCCATCTGCTGA
- a CDS encoding MaoC family dehydratase — MTATFDSPAALVEAVAAGPVSLGPGEWFTIDQARIDEFARATEDHQWIHVDVDRAKAGPFGAPIAHGFLTLSLLSALASPLLDVRGVAMGVNYGFDRVRFLAPVTVGSRVRVVGQVTDATPGRSGVRVTQDLTVEIEESETPALAAQWLTLVVPRPAP, encoded by the coding sequence GTGACCGCGACCTTCGACTCCCCCGCCGCGCTGGTCGAGGCGGTCGCCGCCGGCCCCGTCTCGCTCGGCCCCGGCGAGTGGTTCACCATCGACCAGGCGCGCATCGACGAGTTCGCCCGCGCGACCGAGGACCACCAGTGGATCCACGTCGACGTCGACCGCGCGAAGGCCGGCCCGTTCGGCGCGCCGATCGCGCACGGCTTCCTGACGCTGTCGCTGCTGTCGGCGCTCGCGTCACCACTGCTCGACGTGCGCGGCGTCGCGATGGGCGTGAACTACGGCTTCGACCGCGTGCGGTTTCTCGCGCCGGTGACGGTCGGCTCGCGCGTGCGGGTGGTGGGACAGGTGACGGATGCCACGCCGGGGCGATCCGGCGTCCGCGTGACGCAGGACCTCACCGTCGAGATCGAGGAGTCGGAGACGCCCGCCCTCGCGGCCCAGTGGCTGACGCTCGTCGTGCCGCGCCCCGCCCCCTGA
- a CDS encoding SDR family oxidoreductase, with the protein MTERIAIVTGAARGIGAAVARRLAADGNAVAVIDLQEAATAETVDAITAAGGRAIGIGADVSDSAAVASAVARVADELGAPTILVNNAGILRDNLLFKMTDDDWDLVMQVHLRGAFLMSRAVQAHQVEAKWGRIVNLSSTSALGNRGQANYAAAKAGMQGFTKTLAIELGRYGVTANAIAPGFIQTDMTRATAERIGVPFDEFVAATVQQIPVQRAGVPDDIAAAASYFCSEEAGFCSGQVLYVAGGPTS; encoded by the coding sequence ATGACCGAACGCATCGCCATCGTCACCGGCGCCGCCCGCGGCATCGGCGCCGCCGTCGCCCGACGCCTGGCCGCCGACGGCAACGCCGTCGCCGTGATCGACCTGCAGGAGGCGGCGACCGCCGAGACGGTCGACGCGATCACCGCCGCGGGCGGCCGCGCGATCGGCATCGGCGCCGACGTGTCCGACTCCGCCGCCGTGGCATCCGCCGTCGCCCGCGTCGCCGACGAGCTCGGTGCGCCGACGATCCTGGTCAACAACGCCGGCATCCTGCGCGACAATCTGCTCTTCAAGATGACCGACGACGACTGGGACCTGGTGATGCAGGTGCACCTGCGCGGCGCGTTCCTGATGAGCCGCGCGGTGCAGGCGCACCAGGTCGAGGCGAAGTGGGGGCGCATCGTGAACCTGTCGAGCACGTCTGCGCTCGGCAACCGCGGGCAGGCGAACTACGCGGCCGCGAAGGCGGGCATGCAGGGCTTCACGAAGACGCTCGCGATCGAGCTGGGCCGCTACGGCGTGACCGCGAACGCGATCGCGCCGGGGTTCATCCAGACCGACATGACCCGCGCGACGGCCGAGCGCATCGGCGTGCCGTTCGACGAGTTCGTCGCCGCGACCGTGCAGCAGATCCCGGTGCAGCGCGCGGGCGTGCCCGACGACATCGCGGCGGCTGCGTCGTACTTCTGCTCCGAGGAGGCCGGCTTCTGCTCGGGCCAGGTGCTCTACGTGGCGGGCGGGCCGACCTCGTGA
- a CDS encoding chorismate mutase — translation MAEIRPDDQAAAMTELLGIRSSIDNIDAALIHLLAERFKFTQKVGRLKAEHGLPPSDPEREKRQIARLRALAVDAHLDPAFAEKWFNFVVAEVIQHHEQIAGEATDAASEPGSDA, via the coding sequence ATGGCTGAGATCCGCCCCGACGACCAGGCCGCTGCGATGACGGAGCTGCTGGGCATCCGCTCGAGCATCGACAACATCGACGCGGCGCTGATCCACCTGCTCGCCGAGCGGTTCAAGTTCACGCAGAAGGTCGGTCGACTGAAGGCCGAGCACGGCCTGCCCCCGTCGGACCCGGAGCGCGAGAAGCGCCAGATCGCCCGCCTGCGCGCCCTCGCCGTCGACGCGCACCTCGATCCGGCGTTCGCCGAGAAGTGGTTCAACTTCGTGGTCGCCGAGGTCATCCAGCACCACGAGCAGATCGCGGGCGAGGCGACGGATGCCGCGAGCGAGCCGGGCTCCGACGCATGA
- a CDS encoding alcohol dehydrogenase catalytic domain-containing protein, which translates to MEITAAVLEACDRPRPFAASRPLTVQEVSLDDPGPTEVRVRIEAAGICHSDLSVVDGNRVRPTPMVLGHEASGIVEVAGDAVDDLSPGDRVVLTFLPRCGACAGCATDGRLPCERGSAANAAGTLLGGERRLHRAGPAGRQDLHHHLGASAFATHAVVDRASVVPVDADVPPDVAALLGCAVLTGGGGVLNAARPAPGETVMVVGLGGVGMAALLVAVALGHPVIGVDALPDKLGTARQAGAAETYTPEELAARGIRSPAVIEAAGHPRAFETAFAATAPGGTTVTVGLPRPDATSTIAPLTLTAEARTVVGSYLGSSVPSRDIPRYVDLWRAGRLPVERLVSGEVALADVNEAMDALAGGHVLRQLIHP; encoded by the coding sequence ATGGAGATCACGGCAGCCGTGCTCGAGGCGTGCGACCGACCCCGCCCGTTCGCCGCGTCGCGCCCGCTCACGGTGCAGGAGGTGTCGCTCGACGATCCCGGGCCGACCGAGGTGCGCGTGCGCATCGAGGCTGCGGGCATCTGCCACTCCGACCTGTCGGTCGTCGACGGAAACCGGGTGCGCCCCACGCCGATGGTGCTCGGGCACGAGGCATCCGGCATCGTCGAGGTCGCGGGCGATGCGGTCGACGACCTCTCGCCGGGCGACCGGGTCGTGCTCACGTTCCTGCCCCGGTGCGGTGCATGCGCCGGCTGCGCGACCGACGGGCGCCTGCCGTGCGAGCGCGGCAGCGCGGCGAACGCCGCCGGCACGCTGCTCGGCGGCGAGCGCCGGCTGCACCGCGCCGGCCCGGCCGGCAGGCAGGACCTCCACCACCACCTCGGCGCCTCCGCGTTCGCCACGCACGCCGTGGTCGACCGCGCGTCCGTCGTGCCCGTCGACGCCGACGTGCCGCCCGACGTCGCCGCGCTGCTCGGCTGCGCCGTGCTCACCGGCGGCGGGGGCGTGCTGAACGCCGCGCGACCCGCGCCGGGCGAGACGGTCATGGTGGTCGGACTCGGCGGGGTCGGCATGGCCGCGCTGCTCGTCGCGGTGGCGCTGGGTCACCCCGTGATCGGCGTCGATGCGCTGCCCGACAAGCTCGGGACGGCGAGGCAGGCGGGTGCCGCCGAGACGTACACGCCCGAGGAACTGGCCGCCCGGGGCATCCGCTCGCCTGCCGTGATCGAGGCGGCGGGGCATCCGCGCGCCTTCGAGACCGCCTTCGCCGCCACCGCCCCCGGCGGCACGACCGTGACCGTCGGCCTGCCGCGCCCCGACGCGACCTCGACCATCGCGCCGCTCACCCTCACCGCCGAGGCGCGCACCGTCGTCGGCAGCTACCTCGGCTCGTCGGTGCCGTCACGCGACATCCCGCGCTACGTCGACCTCTGGCGGGCCGGCCGACTGCCCGTCGAGCGACTCGTCTCGGGTGAGGTCGCGCTCGCCGACGTGAACGAGGCCATGGACGCGCTCGCCGGCGGCCATGTGCTCCGGCAGCTCATCCACCCCTGA